Proteins encoded in a region of the Solanum dulcamara chromosome 9, daSolDulc1.2, whole genome shotgun sequence genome:
- the LOC129902750 gene encoding endochitinase EP3, with protein sequence MNFSSSKIYFFLFFTLAIASRLILAQNCGCSSDLCCSKWGYCGNGNDYCGEGCQGGPCFSTNTPTNNNNNEISVSDVVTDAFFNGIADQAASNCEGKGFYTRDKFFEALKDYTNFGTVGSTDDSKREIAAFFAHVTHETGHMCYINEINGPSGDYCEETNTEYPCVSGKNYYGRGPIQLSWNFNYGPAGKSIGFDGLNDPDIVGRDGVISFKTALWYWMNNCHSLITSGQGFGPTIRAINGQIECDGGNPQTVARRVEYYTQYCQQLGVDTGDNLTC encoded by the exons ATGAACTTCtcttcatcaaaaatatatttctttctctttttcacaTTAGCTATAGCATCAAGACTAATCTTGGCACAAAATTGTGGTTGTTCATCAGATTTGTGTTGTAGTAAATGGGGTTATTGTGGAAATGGAAATGATTATTGTGGTGAAGGGTGTCAAGGAGGACCTTGTTTTAGTACTAATACTCcaaccaataataataataatgaaatatcaGTTTCTGATGTTGTAACTGATGCATTCTTTAATGGAATAGCTGATCAAGCTGCTTCTAATTGTGAAGGAAAAGGATTTTATACAAGGGATAAGTTCTTTGAAGCTCTTAAAGATTATACTAATTTTGGAACTGTTGGTTCTACTGATGATTCTAAGCGTGAAATTGCTGCTTTCTTTGCTCATGTTACTCATGAAACTGGAC ATATGTGCTACATAAATGAGATAAATGGTCCATCAGGTGACTATTGTGAAGAGACCAACACAGAGTACCCTTGTGTGTCAGGCAAAAACTACTATGGTCGAGGACCAATACAACTATCATGGAACTTCAACTATGGTCCTGCTGGAAAATCAATTGGATTTGATGGATTAAATGATCCAGACATAGTAGGAAGGGATGGTGTTATTTCATTCAAGACAGCCTTATGGTATTGGATGAACAATTGTCATTCTTTAATTACTTCTGGACAAGGATTTGGCCCAACTATTAGAGCTATTAATGGTCAGATTGAATGTGATGGTGGTAATCCTCAAACTGTTGCTAGAAGGGTTGAGTATTATACTCAATATTGTCAACAGCTTGGTGTTGACACTGGGGATAATCTCACTTGTTAA